From a region of the Primulina eburnea isolate SZY01 chromosome 7, ASM2296580v1, whole genome shotgun sequence genome:
- the LOC140837485 gene encoding phosphatidylinositol 4-phosphate 5-kinase 1-like yields the protein MPEPLLFANPAASLGESEKKKPFQEGGEVKLIDGVTTSTPRSVLIIPRSKSPAACRRVTPASISVEDGTLENHLRSGDLYIGSFSNGTPHGLGKYLWKNGCMYEGGWKKGKASGKGKFSWPSGATFEGEFKSGRMKGTGTFIGSDGDTYKGSWAADRKHGYGVKHYVNGDHYEGQWRRNLQDGQGRYVWRNGNEYIGEWKNGNIHGKGVWVWNNGNRYGKKGSSDQFLNGIFPPSLDGKKGCEDGLKGYFDHNLAVPLMAVGDETVNAGVIGGGGKMLESGVVKFPVPRICIWRSNAEAGDITSEILDNTQASKLNCGGFVMDQNGINQFRKNSRVSNGEVKKPGQKMAKGHKNYDLMLNLQLGIRHSVGRQTSVLSYLKASDFDPKEKFWTRFPTEGSKTTPPHQSVEFRWKDYCPAVFRDLRKHFQVNLADYMLSVCGNDALRELSSPGKSGSFFYLTEDDRFIIKTVKKAEAKVLIKMLPSYYKHVCQFGNSLITKFFGIHCVKPVGGVKTRFIVMGNLFHSEYRIHKRFDLKGSSHGRTTNKHEGEIDETSTLKDLDLNFVFRLQTNWYQEVMKQINRDCEFLEAERIMDYSLLVGIHFRDDNTGDEIGLSPFLLRTGENVSYQNEKSMRSYHFLEAELQGRDQILAGRKPLTRLGANMPARAERVARRSNVDHYTPGGFRHSTPRCSSETYTVALYFGIIDILQDYDISKKLEHAYKSLQVDPASISAVDPKLYSKRFKDFIGRIFVEDG from the exons ATGCCTGAGCCATTGTTATTCGCGAACCCAGCAGCATCACTAGGAGAAAGCGAGAAGAAGAAGCCATTTCAAGAAGGTGGCGAGGTGAAATTAATCGATGGTGTAACAACTTCTACTCCAAGATCCGTTCTTATCATTCCCAGAAGCAAATCCCCGGCAGCTTGCCGCAGAGTGACACCCGCTTCGATTTCAGTGGAAGATGGGACTTTGGAAAATCATCTACGCAGCGGAGACCTTTATATTGGATCCTTTTCTAACGGTACTCCTCACGGGTTGGGTAAATATTTGTGGAAAAATGGGTGTATGTATGAAGGGGGGTGGAAAAAGGGGAAAGCGAGTGGTAAGGGGAAATTTTCTTGGCCTTCGGGAGCTACGTTTGAAGGAGAATTCAAGTCAGGTCGGATGAAGGGCACGGGCACTTTTATCGGGTCGGATGGGGATACGTATAAAGGTTCGTGGGCTGCTGATAGGAAACACGGGTACGGAGTGAAGCATTATGTTAATGGGGATCATTATGAGGGTCAGTGGAGAAGAAATTTGCAAGATGGACAAGGGAGGTATGTGTGGAGGAATGGGAATGAGTATATTGGCGAGTGGAAAAATGGAAATATTCATGGAAAGGGTGTTTGGGTTTGGAATAATGGGAATAGATATGGTAAAAAAGGGTCTAGTGATCAATTCTTGAACGGTATTTTTCCACCTTCTCTTGATGGGAAGAAGGGATGTGAAGATGGTTTGAAGGGATATTTTGATCATAACTTGGCGGTGCCATTGATGGCGGTTGGAGATGAGACTGTGAATGCTGGGGTAATTGGCGGGGGAGGGAAGATGCTCGAAAGTGGGGTGGTGAAATTTCCTGTTCCCCGGATTTGCATTTGGAGATCGAATGCGGAAGCGGGGGATATAACTTCTGAGATTCTGGACAATACGCAGGCGTCAAAGTTGAATTGTGGAGGATTCGTGATGGATCAAAATGGGATTAATCAGTTTCGGAAGAATTCTCGTGTTTCAAACGGAGAAGTGAAGAAGCCCGGGCAGAAGATGGCTAAAGGTCATAAGAATTATGATCTGATGCTTAATCTTCAATTGGGTATTAG GCACTCTGTGGGAAGACAAACCTCTGTACTGAGTTATCTTAAAGCCAGTGATTTTGATCCGAAGGAGAAGTTTTGGACTCGGTTTCCTACTGAAGGTTCGAAAACTACACCACCCCATCAATCTGTGGAGTTCCGATGGAAGGATTATTGTCCTGCAGTGTTCAG GGATTTAAGGAAGCATTTCCAAGTCAATCTGGCCGATTATATGTTATCTGTTTGTGGAAACGATGCTCTTAGGGAGCTTTCATCCCCTGGAAAGAGTGGAAGTTTCTTTTATTTAACAGAGGATGATAGGTTTATTATCAAAACAGTGAAAAAGGCAGAAGCCAAG GTGCTTATCAAGATGCTTCCAAGTTATTACAAACATGTATGTCAATTTGGAAATTCTCTCATCACTAAGTTTTTTGGCATTCATTGCGTGAAACCAGTTGGTGGTGTCAAG ACGAGATTCATTGTGATGGGAAATTTATTCCACTCCGAGTATCGAATccataaaagatttgatttgaaagGCTCATCGCATGGCCGCACCACGAATAAGCACGAGGGGGAGATTGATGAAACCTCGACACTTAAGGatcttgatttaaattttgtttttaggCTGCAAACCAATTGGTACCAAGAAGTAATGAA ACAAATAAATCGTGATTGTGAATTCTTGGAGGCCGAGAGGATTATGGATTACAGCCTGTTAGTAGGTATTCATTTTCGCGATGATAATACAGGAGATGAAATCGGTCTGTCGCCGTTTCTGTTGCGTACAG GAGAGAATGTTTCGTATCAAAACGAAAAGTCAATGCGCAGCTATCATTTCCTTGAAGCTGAACTACAAGGCAGGGACCAGATTTTAGCTGGCAG GAAACCACTGACCAGACTGGGCGCCAACATGCCTGCACGAGCAGAGCGAGTGGCTCGAAGGAGTAATGTTGATCACTACACTCCCGGTGGATTTCGCCACTCGACACCTCGGTGCAGCAGTGAAACCTACACAGTAGCCCTGTACTTTGGTATCATCGACATTCTACAAGACTACGATATCAGTAAGAAACTCGAACATGCATACAAATCATTACAGGTTGACCCTGCTTCAATCTCAGCTGTTGATCCAAAACTGTATTCGAAAAGATTCAAAGATTTCATAGGAAGAATATTTGTGGAGGATGGATGA